One Candidatus Hepatobacter penaei DNA window includes the following coding sequences:
- a CDS encoding MFS transporter encodes MSRVAVPMVAKKRLVYGWYVWGLGTAFYLYQFILRASPSVMADHLMSTFMIQASSLGVLTSFYYYAYSTLQIPIGILLDKWGPNRVIYTAILVCIVGTILFALAPTFSMACIGRILIGAGASGAFLSTITLARTWLPEAKVAFAVGTTITFGKLGGILSGAPLASLIQVSSWRTSLIFLFFVGLIIALLIWTTLKTPVHTQHTLSKIPIKKKILFVFRNKDIWSIGLYGCFMYVPLSVFTDIWGVSFLMKYYCISKGVASLGIGILFIGTGFGAPLVALLSDKMKRRKPVMTLSALASFIVCSYLMFADNIPLAGGFVLLFLVGFFMTGQTLVFTVGAEIVSHNVKGVTTGFVNTIVMIGGVVFQPCVGFILDSMWDGRIQNGVPFYTLENYKIALGLIPVCMFCALITLVFMPETHPGSGRRGRVANPETDDRL; translated from the coding sequence ATGTCACGTGTGGCTGTGCCTATGGTAGCAAAAAAACGTCTTGTTTATGGTTGGTATGTTTGGGGATTGGGCACAGCCTTTTATCTCTATCAGTTCATCCTGCGTGCTTCACCCTCTGTGATGGCTGACCACTTGATGTCTACGTTTATGATCCAGGCGTCGTCTTTGGGTGTGTTGACGTCTTTTTACTACTATGCTTACTCCACACTCCAGATACCTATCGGTATTCTCTTAGACAAGTGGGGACCCAACCGCGTGATATACACAGCGATCCTTGTGTGTATTGTGGGTACGATTTTGTTTGCACTCGCCCCCACCTTTTCTATGGCCTGCATAGGCCGCATCCTCATTGGCGCAGGGGCTTCAGGCGCCTTCTTGAGCACCATTACGCTGGCGCGCACATGGCTTCCTGAAGCCAAAGTAGCTTTTGCCGTAGGCACCACCATCACCTTTGGGAAACTGGGTGGCATTTTATCGGGTGCACCCTTAGCAAGCCTTATTCAAGTTTCTTCTTGGCGCACGAGCCTTATTTTTCTCTTCTTTGTGGGTTTAATCATCGCACTGCTCATATGGACAACCTTGAAAACCCCCGTACACACACAACATACGCTTTCTAAGATCCCTATCAAAAAGAAGATTCTCTTCGTTTTTAGAAACAAAGACATCTGGAGTATTGGCCTTTATGGCTGCTTTATGTATGTTCCGCTCTCTGTCTTTACTGATATCTGGGGTGTGTCTTTTTTGATGAAATACTATTGCATCAGCAAGGGCGTTGCTTCTTTGGGGATTGGCATTCTTTTTATTGGTACGGGATTTGGAGCCCCTCTCGTGGCGCTCTTATCAGACAAGATGAAAAGAAGAAAGCCGGTGATGACCCTCTCGGCCTTGGCTTCTTTTATTGTCTGCTCTTACCTGATGTTTGCTGACAACATCCCGCTTGCGGGTGGGTTTGTCCTTTTGTTCCTTGTCGGCTTTTTTATGACGGGCCAAACACTTGTCTTCACGGTGGGTGCAGAGATTGTTTCACATAATGTCAAGGGGGTGACAACGGGGTTTGTAAACACCATCGTCATGATCGGCGGGGTTGTCTTTCAACCTTGTGTTGGGTTTATTCTTGACTCTATGTGGGACGGACGCATCCAAAACGGCGTGCCGTTTTATACGCTCGAAAACTATAAAATTGCCCTTGGCCTCATCCCTGTGTGTATGTTTTGTGCGCTGATCACACTTGTTTTCATGCCAGAGACCCACCCTGGATCAGGCAGGCGGGGGCGAGTTGCGAACCCTGAAACAGATGATCGCCTTTGA
- the infA gene encoding translation initiation factor IF-1, whose product MSKEKNIECSGVVQQSLRGAQFKVKLNGSDHVVIATISGKIRQNNIQIVPGDQVTMKMSPYDSSKAIICFRVRNSPPPA is encoded by the coding sequence ATGTCAAAAGAAAAAAATATTGAGTGTTCGGGGGTCGTTCAGCAATCTTTGCGTGGCGCCCAATTTAAGGTCAAGCTTAACGGTTCTGACCATGTGGTAATCGCCACCATTTCGGGAAAAATTCGACAAAACAACATACAAATCGTACCCGGTGATCAGGTGACTATGAAAATGTCTCCCTATGACTCATCAAAGGCGATCATCTGTTTCAGGGTTCGCAACTCGCCCCCGCCTGCCTGA
- the obgE gene encoding GTPase ObgE produces MKFLDRAKIFIKSGDGGDGCVSFRREKFIPMGGPDGGNGGDGGDIIIHVTPDLNTLIDFRYQQHFKAAKGEGGKGKNRTGKKGKSLTLRLPPGTQIWNDDETVLLKDITASQEDFILLKGGQGGLGNQHFKSSVQKAPRFSQQGFPGEEMWVWLQLKLIADVGLIGLPNAGKSTMISSFSRAGPKIAPYPFTTLIPHLGTVTWKEKRFVMADIPGLVKDAHAGKGLGHRFLGHIERSCLLVHLVSAEGDDVVQDYEIIQYELKQYDQTLWERKQILVLSKADTQDPSVLEKKRAKLEAHAQKEVFVVSCIAPSGTTELLDRMIEDIP; encoded by the coding sequence ATGAAATTTCTTGATCGTGCCAAAATTTTTATCAAAAGCGGAGATGGGGGTGACGGCTGTGTCAGCTTTCGTCGAGAAAAGTTTATTCCCATGGGCGGCCCTGATGGCGGGAACGGGGGGGATGGTGGCGACATCATCATCCATGTCACACCTGATTTGAACACACTCATTGATTTTCGCTATCAACAACACTTCAAAGCGGCGAAAGGCGAAGGAGGAAAGGGCAAAAACCGTACAGGCAAAAAGGGGAAGAGCTTAACCCTCAGGCTGCCCCCAGGCACCCAAATCTGGAATGACGATGAAACCGTTCTTTTGAAAGATATCACCGCCTCTCAAGAAGATTTTATCCTATTAAAAGGAGGTCAAGGAGGGCTTGGCAACCAACATTTTAAGTCTTCTGTGCAAAAGGCGCCTCGCTTTTCTCAACAAGGGTTCCCCGGCGAAGAGATGTGGGTTTGGCTTCAGCTAAAACTTATCGCGGATGTGGGCCTTATCGGGCTTCCGAATGCAGGAAAATCCACAATGATCTCTTCATTTTCACGAGCTGGCCCCAAAATCGCTCCTTATCCTTTTACAACATTAATCCCCCATTTAGGCACCGTTACTTGGAAAGAAAAGCGATTTGTCATGGCAGATATTCCTGGCCTCGTGAAAGATGCCCACGCAGGGAAAGGCCTGGGGCACCGCTTTCTGGGCCATATTGAACGATCTTGCTTACTGGTGCATTTGGTGAGCGCTGAAGGGGATGACGTGGTGCAAGACTATGAAATTATTCAATATGAGCTCAAGCAGTATGATCAAACCCTGTGGGAGAGAAAGCAAATTCTTGTTCTCAGCAAAGCCGACACGCAAGACCCTTCGGTGCTTGAGAAGAAAAGAGCAAAACTTGAGGCCCATGCCCAAAAAGAAGTGTTTGTGGTCTCTTGTATCGCCCCATCAGGCACAACAGAGCTTCTTGACAGAATGATAGAAGATATTCCTTAA
- a CDS encoding DedA family protein has protein sequence MEDFVAQWGYWAVFLGSLIEGESVILPAGYFASQGVLDLSKVMIIAFFGTLIADQGLFLIGHVWGKRVLSFFPKLDPPAQKAFLFLKQYGIFYILTFRFIYGVRIISPLIIGTAGFPFGQFVFLNFVAAALWSVLSCGAGYVFGSFIMYHLSPLQRFFFLGGLGIACLCWLLWKAYLFYKKEFA, from the coding sequence ATGGAAGATTTTGTTGCACAATGGGGGTATTGGGCCGTATTTTTGGGCTCTCTCATCGAGGGGGAATCTGTCATTCTGCCTGCCGGCTATTTTGCGTCTCAAGGTGTGCTTGATCTTTCCAAAGTCATGATCATTGCTTTTTTTGGCACACTCATCGCCGATCAAGGGTTATTCCTGATTGGCCATGTGTGGGGGAAACGCGTCCTCTCTTTTTTTCCCAAACTTGATCCGCCGGCCCAAAAGGCTTTTCTCTTTTTAAAGCAATATGGCATATTTTATATCCTCACCTTCCGATTTATTTATGGCGTGCGCATCATCAGCCCCCTTATTATCGGCACAGCCGGCTTTCCCTTTGGTCAGTTTGTTTTTCTCAACTTTGTGGCAGCGGCCTTGTGGTCGGTTTTAAGCTGTGGAGCAGGCTATGTGTTTGGTAGTTTCATCATGTATCATCTCTCTCCTTTACAAAGATTCTTTTTTCTAGGTGGTCTTGGTATTGCCTGCTTATGTTGGTTGCTGTGGAAAGCTTATTTGTTTTATAAAAAAGAGTTTGCCTAA
- a CDS encoding HesB/IscA family protein produces the protein MRFSISDAAQKKLKDLGPEKGLFRVRVDPGGCFGFQYAFSFDQPHEDDLVVEGQGGIKVLVDKLSASFLDEAELDHKEEMIGSTFVINNPHAKNACGCKNSFSF, from the coding sequence ATGCGTTTTTCAATCAGCGATGCCGCGCAGAAAAAGCTTAAGGACTTGGGGCCTGAAAAGGGCCTGTTTCGTGTGCGCGTGGACCCAGGCGGCTGCTTTGGCTTTCAGTATGCCTTCTCTTTCGATCAGCCCCACGAAGACGATCTTGTGGTTGAAGGGCAAGGGGGCATTAAAGTGCTTGTGGATAAACTTTCTGCCTCTTTCCTTGATGAGGCTGAGCTGGATCACAAAGAAGAGATGATCGGAAGCACGTTTGTCATTAATAACCCCCATGCAAAAAATGCCTGCGGCTGTAAAAATTCATTCTCTTTCTAA
- a CDS encoding CopD family protein, producing MTFLSEHYLIIKAIHILFVIAWMAGIMYLPRLFAYHKKHEDNRDIYAMFLTMERRLIAIIIIPSMVGTLITGGLLFLIPQAVNFSVWTPYVKLFFVGLLLAAQLFFLRCWQDFRHHQNKRSEVFFRASNEVPFLLAIVIVLLVVLKPF from the coding sequence ATGACATTTTTGTCTGAACATTATCTCATCATCAAGGCCATACATATTCTTTTTGTGATTGCTTGGATGGCTGGCATCATGTATTTGCCTCGGTTGTTTGCCTATCATAAAAAGCATGAGGATAATCGAGACATCTATGCCATGTTTCTCACGATGGAGCGTCGCCTTATTGCCATCATCATTATTCCTTCCATGGTTGGCACCCTTATCACAGGGGGATTGCTGTTTTTGATTCCGCAAGCCGTGAATTTTTCAGTGTGGACCCCTTATGTCAAACTTTTTTTTGTGGGGCTATTATTGGCGGCACAACTGTTTTTTCTTCGCTGCTGGCAAGATTTTCGACACCATCAAAACAAACGAAGTGAAGTTTTTTTCAGAGCGAGCAATGAAGTGCCTTTCTTGTTGGCCATCGTTATTGTGTTGCTTGTGGTGTTGAAGCCCTTTTAG
- the hemH gene encoding ferrochelatase: MKKALVLMNFGGPRSLEDVASFLKDLFSDPCVFEYPSWIRRLLAHYIAKKRAKSVAKSYALMGGRSLVFESTEKQSQALSEKLNHAYDVFCAMRYGSPSIKDVISQLKDYKPQEVLLLPMYPHFSLTTTLSCFKEWEREVKRQAFSYPTKRICCYPKNDYFIKAHGEIILGAWKKVKPERPVRLLFSAHGIPMKFVSRGDPYCTHIKESCRAILAYINKKGLAFSDWQLCYQSRVGPLAWTEPYLDDELDRAAKDKKDVFVVPISFVGEHLETLVELDVEYKEKAEALGLAFFRAPALESHPSFIEGLAQLVRHHDHLPRSCPVENNQCWRYRA; encoded by the coding sequence GTGAAAAAAGCTCTTGTGCTGATGAACTTTGGGGGCCCACGTTCTTTAGAGGATGTGGCGTCATTTTTAAAAGATCTCTTCTCAGATCCGTGCGTTTTTGAATATCCGTCCTGGATTCGTCGGCTTTTGGCTCACTATATTGCTAAAAAAAGAGCCAAGTCTGTGGCCAAAAGCTATGCGCTGATGGGGGGCCGGTCTCTTGTTTTTGAGAGCACAGAAAAGCAGTCACAAGCTTTGAGTGAAAAACTCAACCATGCGTATGATGTGTTTTGTGCTATGCGCTATGGCTCTCCCTCCATCAAGGACGTGATAAGTCAGTTAAAGGACTATAAACCTCAAGAAGTGCTGTTGCTCCCTATGTATCCTCATTTTTCTCTTACCACCACGCTTTCGTGTTTTAAGGAATGGGAGCGGGAAGTCAAGCGACAGGCTTTCTCTTATCCGACAAAACGCATTTGTTGCTATCCTAAAAATGATTATTTTATCAAAGCTCATGGGGAAATTATTCTTGGGGCATGGAAAAAAGTGAAACCTGAGCGTCCGGTGCGTTTGCTTTTTTCGGCGCACGGCATTCCCATGAAGTTTGTGTCGCGAGGTGATCCCTATTGCACGCATATCAAAGAGTCTTGTCGTGCTATTTTAGCTTACATAAACAAAAAAGGGCTGGCTTTTTCTGATTGGCAACTCTGTTATCAAAGCCGTGTAGGGCCCCTGGCGTGGACAGAGCCTTACCTAGATGATGAGCTGGACAGAGCCGCCAAAGACAAGAAGGATGTCTTTGTGGTGCCCATTTCATTTGTGGGCGAGCATCTTGAGACGTTGGTGGAGCTTGATGTGGAATATAAGGAAAAGGCAGAGGCGTTGGGCCTGGCCTTTTTTCGTGCCCCGGCGCTTGAAAGTCATCCTTCTTTTATCGAAGGCCTGGCTCAGCTTGTGCGCCATCACGATCATTTACCTCGATCTTGTCCTGTGGAAAATAACCAATGCTGGCGCTATCGTGCATGA